In one Candidatus Delongbacteria bacterium genomic region, the following are encoded:
- a CDS encoding DUF1232 domain-containing protein, whose protein sequence is MSRAGRRRPLRDALAARLRREALTIWYVARDPRTPKIARWVALATAVYALSPLDLIPDSIPVLGLLDDLLLLPFGLWLALRLTPPEVVADCRRRAAESSDRPTIGMVSRWILLGWAVGLALFVWLALSFF, encoded by the coding sequence GTGAGTCGTGCCGGTCGGCGCAGGCCGCTGCGGGACGCCCTCGCGGCGCGGTTGCGGCGCGAGGCCCTCACCATCTGGTACGTGGCCCGGGATCCGCGCACGCCAAAGATCGCCCGCTGGGTGGCCCTGGCGACGGCTGTTTACGCCCTCAGCCCTCTCGACCTCATCCCCGATTCCATTCCCGTTCTGGGTCTGCTGGACGACCTCCTGCTGTTGCCTTTCGGGCTCTGGCTGGCCCTGCGGCTGACCCCGCCCGAGGTCGTGGCGGATTGCCGGCGCCGCGCGGCGGAGTCCTCTGATCGTCCGACCATCGGGATGGTGAGTCGCTGGATCTTGCTCGGCTGGGCCGTGGGTCTGGCGCTCTTCGTCTGGCTGGCGCTGTCCTTCTTCTGA
- the ndk gene encoding nucleoside-diphosphate kinase — translation MERTLMIIKPDAVEKGHIGDILSILEKQPGLDMIALRKVKLSPEDAKHFYAIHKERPFYGELVEYMTRGPVVVIAIEGENAVARMRGIIGATNPKEAAEGTIRKLYAESIGENAVHGSDSPENGLVETGFFFFEREFLRLRK, via the coding sequence ATGGAACGCACCCTGATGATCATCAAGCCCGATGCGGTGGAAAAAGGCCACATCGGCGACATCCTCTCCATCCTGGAGAAGCAGCCGGGCCTGGACATGATCGCCCTGCGCAAGGTCAAGCTCAGCCCCGAGGACGCCAAGCACTTCTACGCCATCCACAAGGAGCGCCCCTTCTACGGCGAGCTGGTGGAGTACATGACCCGCGGGCCGGTGGTGGTGATCGCCATCGAGGGCGAGAACGCGGTGGCCCGCATGCGCGGGATCATCGGCGCCACCAATCCCAAGGAGGCCGCCGAGGGCACCATCCGCAAGCTCTACGCCGAGTCCATCGGCGAGAATGCCGTGCACGGCAGCGACAGCCCGGAGAACGGCTTGGTGGAAACCGGCTTCTTCTTCTTTGAGCGGGAGTTCCTGCGCCTGCGCAAGTAG